One Xyrauchen texanus isolate HMW12.3.18 chromosome 46, RBS_HiC_50CHRs, whole genome shotgun sequence DNA segment encodes these proteins:
- the LOC127638065 gene encoding intestinal mucin-like protein: MFSRIFSDGEGYIDNCTTVTCHEINGSFVIFETKKDCPYFNQDDCKPGTVRYDINQCCKICEPKNCVLVQNTTNVTANNCKSIGAIELTSCSGHCDTQSMYSMQMNAMMHSCSCCREEKTSRKNVTLKCPDDSEILYHYDYVESCRCTPTECENQKTNG; this comes from the exons ATGTTCTCAAG AATCTTCTCT GATGGAGAAGGGTACATCGATAATTGTACAACTGTTACCTGTCATGAAATTAATGGCTCATTTGTGATATTTGAGACTAAAAAAGACTGCCCTTACTTTAATCAAGATGACTGTAAACCT GGAACGGTGCGATATGACATAAATCAGTGTTGCAAGATCT GTGAGCCCAAGAACTGCGTTCTAGTGCAGAACACCACCAATGTGACTGCAAATAATTGTAAATCCATTGGGGCTATTGAACTGACATCCTGCAGTGGCCACTGTGACACCCAATCAAT GTATTCTATGCAAATGAATGCCATGATGCACAGCTGTTCTTGCTGCCGGGAGGAGAAAACCAGCCGTAAAAATGTGACGCTGAAGTGTCCCGATGACAGTGAGATCCTTTATCACTACGACTATGTTGAAAGCTGCAGATGCACTCCTACAGAGTGTGAAAACCAGAAGACTAACGGATAA